The Paenibacillus mucilaginosus 3016 genome includes the window TCCCCCAGCTCAGATCGTCCACCCGGTACTTCCCGATCCGCTCCCAGTCCAATTCCACGCCCAATCCCGGCTGATCGCGGCCCGGCACAAGAAGGTAACCGTCCTGATATTGAACCGGATGCTTCACGATGTCACCGACATATAATTCCGGTCCGGTCGGGTCCGACGTGTAGTTGAGGTTGACAAGCGCGCTTCCGAGATGCGCCATGGAAGCCGTTCCGACCGACAGCTCCTGCGTCGTTCCGATCAGGCACGACTTCCCTGCGACCTCCGCGGCTGCGGCCGCCTTCCTCGCGCTGGTCAAGCCTCCGATGAAGATCGGAGAAATGTTGAAGATGTCGACGGAGTCCTGACGGATCATTTCGAACTGCTGCCGGAAGCTCCACACATGCTCGCTGACCGGATGATCCGCCTTCAAACGGAAATGGCGGAGCCCTTCGAAGTCGTTCTGGACAGCCGGACTTTCGATCAGCTGAAAGTCGTACTGGCGGAACCGCTTGGCGGCCTGCAGCGCGAGCTTCCATTCGAGCAGATGGCTGAAATCGAGCGACTTGATCGTGACTCTGCTGCCGAACTCCGTCCGCACCCGGTCCATGAACGCCTCGTCCGCATCCAGATTTTTGCCGACATAGAGCCGGAACGTATCGAAGCCCTGCGCCAGCCGGCGGCGGACGACAGCCACATTCTCCTCGACCTCTTCCATGAAGCGGTGACGGAAGATCGGGAAGCAGACCTTGATCTTCTCCCGGATTCTGCCGCCCAGCAGCTCGGAAACCGAGATGCCGAGCGCCTTGGCGCACAGGTCATGAAGCGCCGTATCGATCCCGTTCCGGATAAAATTGCCCTTCTCGTAATAAAACATAGCCTCAGGGTAATAGCTCCCCAGCACTTTGTTGCTCAGCGAAATATCAAACGGGTTGGTTCCCAGCAGGGCTGATTTCAGTACGGTAAGCAGATCGTGAATATCGAGCGAGTAATACGGCAGATGGGAAAAATCGGACATCTCCCCGATCCCGGTCAATCCGTTATCGGCGTCGATTTCGACGATCACGTGCTTGCTCACGAATCCGGTATGTCGCGGCATGCCGACTACCGTCAGCCTGATGTCTGTTATTTTCATTGAACAGCCTCCTCTTGTTTCTTCAGCAGTCCCCATGCGCCAGCAGCGCGGTGACTTCCTTCTTATCCGATTCGTTCAGCGGATCGACAGGCTCGCGCGTGACCCCCGCCCGCAGCCCCAGCTGCTCCATCGCTTCTTTGACGATCACGACATTGTTCCCGGCGTTGTATTTGGCACGCAGGTTCTCGAAGGGCAGGATGTCCTCCCACAGCCGCCACACGGCCGTCCAATCGTCCTCCCGCAGCGCCTTCAGCATGGCATGGGACTTGCCCGGAACGACATTGACAAGGCCCGAGGTGAAGCCCTTGGCTCCGGCACGGAAGAAATACGGCGCCCACTTTCCGCTGTGCCGCAGATCCAGGCGATCCCGTACTCCTCCGGGATGCGCCGAACCGTATGCGTGAAGCGGGGCAGATCGTTAATCGCATACTTCACGCCGACACACTCAGGCAGCGCGGCTAAGGTCAGCAGAATATCGTCGGAGACCGCAGCATCCTTCAAATACAGCGTGGAGGGGATATCGAGGCTCTCCATCACCTTCCGGAAGTAAGAGACCGCCCCCTCCTTCGTAATATAAGGATGAATGGGCTGATGGATCATGACGCAGTCGGCCCCCGCCCGCTGGGCATGCCGCCCGAGCTCAACCGCGGTGTCCGCCGAGTAACCGATGCCGGCCATGACGATCGCCCGCTTGTTCACCTGCGCGACCACCCGCTCCGTGACTTCCTTCGCTTCCTCCAGCGTCAGCGCATAGAATTCGCCGGTATTGCCGCACGTCACAATCACCTCGGAGCCGCTTGCAATCAACGCTTCGATGTTGGCCTCCAGGCCCTTCCAGTCGATCTCACGGGTTTCTTCGTCGAACGGAGTGATATGAATGGCCGAAATGGTTTCCAACCTTTTACTGAACTCCCCATAGCTCATTCCCGATTCCGCCTTTCTTAAGCGCTCAATTTGAATTAAGGTGTCACTGCTACGGTCTTGACCTGCGTAAAGAATTCAATGGCCGCCCGGCCTTGCTCCCGGGAATAGGAGCTGGACAGCTTCATGCCGCCGAACGGCGCCTGCGGCTCCACACCCGCCGTCTCTCCGTTGATCTTGATCAAGCCCGCTTCGATCGCGTTCACGAAACGGTGGATGCTCTTCTGGCTCTGTGTGAAAAGAGCCGCGGCCAGGCCGTACCGGACATGGTTGGCAAGCTCGATCGCATGCTCCAGATCGTCCGCTTCCAGAATGACGAGCACCGGGCCGAAGATTTCTTCCTGTGCGAGCAGGCTGTTCGGGTCCACCCCATCCAATATCGTCGGCTCGATATAATAGCCCTTCCCGAAGCCGCCTTCCGTTCTCGCTCTGCCTCCGGCAAGCAGCCTCGCCCCTTCCCGGATGCCCTGCTCCACCATGCCCAGGATGCTGTCATACTGCCGCTTCGAGACCACCGGACCGAGATAGCAATCGCCCTCCCGCGGATCGGACAGCTTGATGCGCTGGGCACGTTCGACAAGCAGGGCCGTCAGCTCCGCCTTGACCGATTTCTCCACGATCACGCGGCTGGTCGCCGTGCATTTCTGGCCGGCCGAGCGCATGGCCGCGCTGATGATCGTGTCCGCCGCCCTGCCGAGATCGGCATCGGCCAGCACGACGCTTGCGTTCTTCCCGCCCATCTCCAGCTGGTACTTGGCGTGGCGGGCCGAAGCCGCCTGCGCGACGGTCCTGCCTACCGCGTCCGAACCGGTGAAGGAGATGCCGGTAATCCCCGGATGCTCCAGCATGCGCTGCCCGACGACGGAGCCCGAGCCGCTCACCAGCTGCACGATCCCGCGGGGCAGCCCGCTTGCTTCGAGCAGCTGCATGAGATAGGACGCGGTGATGGTGGCATGCTCCGCCGGCTTCCAGACGACGGTGTTGCCGAAGATCAGCGCCGGGGCCATCTTCCAGACCGGGATGGCGGCCGGGAAGTTCCACGGCGTAATCAGACCGACGACTCCGAGCGGAACGCGGGTCGTATACAGATGGGACACGCCGTCGGTTGCCGGCAGCACTTCGCCCACGCTGCGAAGCCCTTCACCCGCATAGTAGCGCAGCAGCACGACTGCACGGTTGACCTCGCCCCTGGCTTCGCCGATCGGCTTCCCCATCTCCAGGGTCAGCAGATCCGCGAGCTCCTGCGCATGCTCTTCGATCTTTTGCGCGGCCTTGAACAGATAGGCTCCCCTCTCGCCCCCCGACAGGCCGGCCCATCCGGGAAGCGCGAGCCCCGCGGCCTGAACCGCAAGGTCGACATCCGCCGCGGTCAGCTGCAGGCTGCGTCCCACCAGTATAGAGCTGTCCAGCGGGCTGTAATGCTCCTTAAGCGGCCGGCCCTCCGGGTCGATCCAGCCCCCGTCCACATAAGCGGTTCGTTCGATCACCGTTGTCATTTTGTCCTTCCTCCATTTCCTATTTTTTCTGCTTTGCGTACTCTGCCGTGAATTCTTCAATGACCTTGTCTCCGCCCATCTTTCTCCATGCCTCGATCTCCGCCTGGAAGCCGGCCTCGTCGAGCTTGCCCATAATGAATTTGGTTTGGGCGTCGCGAATGTGCGTATCCAGCTCGGAGCCGTTCTCCACGTAGGTCTTCGAATTCAGCGTGAGGGCCACATTCGGAACGACGTTCTTGAGATTGTCGGAGATGACCTTCCAGCCTTTCTCCTGCAGGGCGTCCAGCTTCAGAGGAAGTCCTTTGCCCGTTACCTCGAACGACGGCAGGCTGTCGCGGAACGGCTTGACCTCCAGGTTAAAGAGGTTCAGATCGAGGAATTCGGCTTTCCCGTCGTCCGTCTTCTTGAAGTGCTTGCCTTCGAGGCCCCGGGTAAGCAGCGTGGACATCTCCGGCTCCAGCAGCTTGTCGAAGAACGCCAGCAGGCGCTTCAGCTCCTCCTCCGATTTCACGCTGGA containing:
- a CDS encoding mandelate racemase/muconate lactonizing enzyme family protein → MKITDIRLTVVGMPRHTGFVSKHVIVEIDADNGLTGIGEMSDFSHLPYYSLDIHDLLTVLKSALLGTNPFDISLSNKVLGSYYPEAMFYYEKGNFIRNGIDTALHDLCAKALGISVSELLGGRIREKIKVCFPIFRHRFMEEVEENVAVVRRRLAQGFDTFRLYVGKNLDADEAFMDRVRTEFGSRVTIKSLDFSHLLEWKLALQAAKRFRQYDFQLIESPAVQNDFEGLRHFRLKADHPVSEHVWSFRQQFEMIRQDSVDIFNISPIFIGGLTSARKAAAAAEVAGKSCLIGTTQELSVGTASMAHLGSALVNLNYTSDPTGPELYVGDIVKHPVQYQDGYLLVPGRDQPGLGVELDWERIGKYRVDDLSWGNISVHQLQDRTAQTKA
- a CDS encoding dihydrodipicolinate synthase family protein, producing MDLRHSGKWAPYFFRAGAKGFTSGLVNVVPGKSHAMLKALREDDWTAVWRLWEDILPFENLRAKYNAGNNVVIVKEAMEQLGLRAGVTREPVDPLNESDKKEVTALLAHGDC
- a CDS encoding dihydrodipicolinate synthase family protein; translation: METISAIHITPFDEETREIDWKGLEANIEALIASGSEVIVTCGNTGEFYALTLEEAKEVTERVVAQVNKRAIVMAGIGYSADTAVELGRHAQRAGADCVMIHQPIHPYITKEGAVSYFRKVMESLDIPSTLYLKDAAVSDDILLTLAALPECVGVKYAINDLPRFTHTVRRIPEEYGIAWICGTAESGRRISSVPEPRASPRALSMSFRASPMPC
- a CDS encoding aldehyde dehydrogenase family protein, yielding MTTVIERTAYVDGGWIDPEGRPLKEHYSPLDSSILVGRSLQLTAADVDLAVQAAGLALPGWAGLSGGERGAYLFKAAQKIEEHAQELADLLTLEMGKPIGEARGEVNRAVVLLRYYAGEGLRSVGEVLPATDGVSHLYTTRVPLGVVGLITPWNFPAAIPVWKMAPALIFGNTVVWKPAEHATITASYLMQLLEASGLPRGIVQLVSGSGSVVGQRMLEHPGITGISFTGSDAVGRTVAQAASARHAKYQLEMGGKNASVVLADADLGRAADTIISAAMRSAGQKCTATSRVIVEKSVKAELTALLVERAQRIKLSDPREGDCYLGPVVSKRQYDSILGMVEQGIREGARLLAGGRARTEGGFGKGYYIEPTILDGVDPNSLLAQEEIFGPVLVILEADDLEHAIELANHVRYGLAAALFTQSQKSIHRFVNAIEAGLIKINGETAGVEPQAPFGGMKLSSSYSREQGRAAIEFFTQVKTVAVTP